In a single window of the Lagenorhynchus albirostris chromosome 19, mLagAlb1.1, whole genome shotgun sequence genome:
- the EXOSC6 gene encoding exosome complex component MTR3 produces the protein MPGDNRRIRGPEESQPPQLYATDEDEVPAARDPTRLRPVYARAGLLSQAKGSAYLEAGGTKVLCAVSGPRQVEGGERGGGPAGAGGETPAALRGRLLCDFRRAPFSGRRRRAPPGGSEERELALALQEALEPAVRLGRYPRAQLEVSALLLEDGGSALAAALTAAAIALADAGIEMYDLVVGCGLSRAPGPEPTWLLDPTLLEEERAAAGLTVALMPVLNQVAGLLGSGEGGPTESWAEAVRLGLEGCQRLYPVLQQCLVRAARRRGAATPP, from the coding sequence ATGCCCGGGGACAACCGCCGCATCCGCGGGCCCGAGGAGTCGCAGCCGCCGCAGTTGTACGCGACCGACGAGGACGAGGTGCCGGCCGCTCGCGACCCGACGCGGCTCCGGCCTGTGTACGCGCGCGCCGGGCTGTTGAGCCAGGCCAAGGGCTCGGCCTACCTGGAAGCGGGAGGCACCAAGGTGCTGTGCGCAGTGTCCGGCCCACGCCAGGTAGAGGGCGGTGAGCGCGGTGGCGGCCCGGCCGGAGCGGGCGGCGAGACCCCGGCCGCGCTGCGGGGCCGCCTGCTCTGCGACTTCCGCCGCGCGCCCTTCTCGGGCCGCCGGCGCCGCGCTCCCCCGGGTGGCAGCGAGGAGCGTGAGCTGGCGCTGGCGCTGCAGGAGGCGCTCGAGCCGGCCGTGCGCCTGGGCCGCTACCCGCGCGCGCAGCTCGAGGTGTCGGCGCTGCTGCTCGAGGACGGCGGCTCGGCTCTGGCCGCCGCGCTCACGGCTGCCGCGATCGCCCTGGCCGACGCGGGCATCGAGATGTACGACCTGGTGGTGGGCTGCGGCTTAAGCCGCGCGCCGGGGCCGGAGCCCACCTGGCTGCTGGACCCCACGCTGCTAGAGGAGGAACGCGCCGCCGCCGGCCTCACCGTGGCGCTTATGCCGGTGCTCAACCAGGTGGCCGGGCTGCTGGGCAGCGGGGAGGGCGGCCCGACCGAGAGCTGGGCGGAGGCCGTGCGCCTGGGTCTCGAGGGCTGCCAGCGCCTCTACCCCGTTTTGCAGCAGTGCTTAGTACGGGCCGCCCGCCGGAGGGGCGCCGCCACGCCGCCCTGA
- the LOC132509176 gene encoding RNA-binding Raly-like protein: protein MAREPKPGPSRPGQKRPWGRAISCNYDLDYKLYREDVPYRVYEYQRIPPLINRVPIKIRRTHMGMGVKSNFSPHKAPRNSQLTPKIKLQTEELHSIRGELSQIKAQVDRLLDSVERMDQQRDQLSGTEDCEQNRGSGSKGSSCRTTDRQQEPRGQRAHPEADSFQNTDLEEAVSSLAPPPILTLLVASL from the exons ATGGCTCGGGAGCCCAAGCCCGGCCCTTCCCGGCCAGGCCAGAAGAGGCCATGGGGCAGAGCCATCTCCTG CAACTATGACCTGGATTACAAGCTATACAGGGAAGATGTCCCCTACAG GGTGTATGAATACCAGAGGATCCCTCCACTAATCAACCGTGTGCCTATCAAGATCCGGAGGACCCATATGGGCATGGGGGTCAAGAGCAACTTCAGTCCCCACAAGGCTCCCAGGAACAGTCAGCTGACCCCCAAGATAAAGC TCCAGACTGAGGAGCTGCACTCCATCAGGGGAGAGCTGAGCCAGATCAAAGCCCAGGTGGACCGCCTGTTGGACAGTGTGGAGCGCATGGACCAGCAGAGGGACCAGCTTTCAG GGACAGAGGACTGTGAACAGAACAGGGGCTCTGGAAGTAAAGGCTCCTCATGCAGAACCACTGATCGCCAGCAGGAGCCCAGGGGCCAGAGGGCCCATCCAGAGGCGGACAGCTTCCAGAACACAGACCTGGAGGAGGCAGTGAGTAGCCTGGCACCTCCCCCCATTCTCACCCTCCTTGTGGCCTCTCTGTGA
- the LOC132509315 gene encoding LOW QUALITY PROTEIN: C-type lectin domain family 18 member A-like (The sequence of the model RefSeq protein was modified relative to this genomic sequence to represent the inferred CDS: inserted 2 bases in 1 codon; deleted 2 bases in 1 codon), producing MLRLEPSPGLGGHRPGLLPVLLALLGMTWAEVRPLQLQEKQVPVPGALSKKESFLLLSLHNRLRSRVHPPAANMQRMDWSESLAQQAQQGSPLWRPSPKPSLCPPGYPASGLECAAAXPVSSASFIHVVGLWFSEGQQYSQAAAECAPNATCTHYTQLVWATSSQLGCGRHPCSGAQAEMEAFVCAYSPGGNWEVNGKTIVPYKKGAWCSLCTASVSGCFKAWDHAGGLCEVPRNPCRMSCRNHGHLNLSTCHCHCPPGYTGRYCQVRCSVQCVHGRFREEECSCVCDVGYGGAQCATKVHFPFHTCDLRIDGDCFMVSSEADTYYGAKMKCQGKGGVLAQIESQKVQDILAFYLGRLETTNEVTNNDFETRNFWIGLTYKTAKDSFRWTTGEHQSFTSFAFGQPDNQGFGNCVELQASAAFNWNDQRCKTRNRYICQFAQEHISRWDPGP from the exons ATGTTGAGGCTGGAGCCCTCCCCTGGGCTGGGGGGCCACCGGCCTGGCCTCCTGCCCGTACTCTTGGCTCTCCTTGGCATGACCTGGGCAGAGGTGCGCCCACTCCAGCTACAGGAGAAGCAGGTTCCAGTGCCTGGAG CCCTGAGCAAGAAGGAGAGCTTCCTGCTCCTCTCCCTGCACAACCGCCTGCGCAGCCGGGTCCACCCCCCTGCAGCCAACATGCAGAGAATG GACTGGAGCGAGAGCCTGGCCCAACAGGCCCAG CAGGGCAGCCCTCTGTGGCGCCCCAGCCCCAAGCCCAGCCTCTGTCCCCCGGGCTACCCCGCAAGTGGGCTGGAATGTGCAGCTGC GCCCGTGAGCTCGGCGTCCTTCATCCACGTGGTGGGCCTGTGGTTCTCAGAGGGGCAGCAGTACAGCCAGGCAGCGGCCGAGTGTGCCCCCAATGCCACCTGCACCCACTACACTCAG CTCGTGTGGGCCACCTCGAGCCAGCTGGGTTGTGGGCGGCATCCCTGCTCTGGGGCCCAGGCTGAGATGGAAGCCTTTGTCTGTGCCTACTCTCCCGG AGGCAACTGGGAGGTCAACGGGAAGACCATCGTCCCCTACAAGAAGGGCGCCTGGTGTTCGCTCTGCACAGCCAGCGTCTCGGGCTGCTTCAAAGCCTGGGACCACGCAGGGGGGCTGTGTG AGGTCCCCAGGAACCCATGTCGCATGAGCTGCCGGAACCACGGACATCTCAACCTCAGCACTTGCCACTGCCACTGTCCCCCGGGTTACACAGGCAGATACTGCCAAG TGCGGTGCAGCGTGCAGTGCGTGCATGGCCGGTTCCGGGAAGAGGAGTGTTCCTGCGTCTGTGATGTTGGCTATGGGGGAGCCCAGTGTGCCA ccaaGGTGCACTTTCCCTTCCACACCTGTGACCTGAGGATCGATGGAGACTGCTTCATGGTGTCTTCAGAGGCAGACACCTATTACGGAGCCAAGATGAAATGCCAG GGAAAGGGCGGGGTGCTAGCCCAGATTGAGAGCCAGAAAGTGCAGGACATCCTCGCCTTCTACCTGGGCCGCCTGGAGACCACCAACGAGGTGACCAACAATGACTTTGAGACCAGGAACTTCTGGATCG GGCTCACCTACAAGACCGCTAAGGACTCCTTCCGCTGGACCACCGGGGAGCACCAGTCCTTCACCAGTTTTGCCTTTGGGCAGCCTGACAACCAGGG GTTTGGCAACTGTGTGGAACTGCAGGCATCGGCCGCCTTCAATTGGAACGACCAGCGCTGTAAAACCCGAAACCGTTACATCTGCCAGTTTG CTCAGGAGCACATTTCCCGGTGGGACCCAGGGCCCTGA